GTGATCAATGTATCATTGGGAGGTCTGTTTACAGGGACACCTTACCACatattatattcatgcagagatttttctgTGATATatgtttatttcttcttcaagtctactagtaaaaggcatttttttttaggggggggggggccagtggTGGTTTAATCTTGTCTCCcggctgtgtgtttgtatatagatgatgAAGTTAACCAAGTCGACATCAAGCTTAATATgatttgataacagcattttatgtatttatttatgtgtagcatttgtatcccacatttccccaccaatttgcaggctcaatgtggcttacatttgccgtaatggcagttgccatttccaggtaacagaattacaagcagtattgcgttaaggtacatacatatatggtaataaacatgtaacataacatacatggaacagatcgTGGTGTATATATACATCaggtgcatatatacatggtTAAGAAGAAAACATTATGGTAATGCGTGAGGATCCTGAGTCCTAAGTTGGATTGTAACATTCTCAGTTatgcgaacacaattataatgctaattaataagttttggatgttactgaattctattattctgtctcactgtatttccaatcttggcatagtataagtcatcacaaggacaaaatatacaaaagtcaatggactgcattaaaagaaaaagatggcacgaGCTCACAGtctaccacagatgagaaaggctcaaaGACTGATCCCGTGTCCCATGATCTCCaacaaacctcttttcttctcctttgttttttttttttttaaagctgttgtgctggaaaaggagagctttaTCGGAAACAgcggagaggtgaagggagggaagaagcaaATTTGCatggcaccagagacagggatctgaagacctccagttatgactgcagactcaagccacccacaaagctcaactggcgaccagctgaccaactggaccaggagcaaagcagtcagaaccagaggctgaaaagtgtatccatccgcctgctggagacagagaactaaAAACTGAGATGAGGCATCTCTcttttggcatccagtccagctcctcagtattttctctctACACcttctggttgatggacacaactatcccacagattcGGGAATAGTGGGAAATTATGTAATGAAAAAGCCTTTTTCAATAAAACTGCAGAGGAGGGGGAAATAataatgagaagaaaaaaaaaaccaaagtagGGCTCTGGGAGGTCAGAAGACACAAAAGCCCCTCCTGTCTTGCAACTGACAGACATAAAAAGTCATGGGAGCTAGCagaaagagaggggaaaaaagaaaCAGGTTCAAACAAAAGGCAGGACTGGAAGGATCTGCATGTAGGCTTCCTTCCAGCTTTATAAAATATGGGAATTGTCCGGGAGCAAAGCTTGTCATTGGGGCAGGGATGAGAACCTACTACTCTAGAATCATGGAAATTAAGGACACGGAGTGTGCATGCCTGACCCAGAGGGAAAGAACAGAACAGACAGAGGTGGCAGCCCAGATGAGGAAAGAAGTAAAGGTAGAATGGTTAGGAGGGAGGACAACAGGTGTGATGAGGTCCTGTCTGTTGCCTCATTTATAATTCCAGGAGCAAAACATAGTACTATGAATGtcttacagcttttttttttgtccattttattttcgttgattccccccccccccccccacacaactcCATTCAGCTTTtccccccccttttcttccctctTTTCAGTCACTCTCCTCCATTCCCCTCTTTGTCCGTTCTAGATTCTTTTCCTTCCTAAGCCTCTTCTGCTCTATGCTGCCTAGCAGCAGAGAACAGCTCAAGACTGCTGCTGCTCTAACTGGTCCACACTGGTTGTGGCAGTGCCATCTCTTCCCAGCCCAATCAGGAGAAATACGTCAACATTTAGATACCTTTTAGATTTATTTTTCCATCCCTGTTAAGAGTATTTTCTTTGCCCTAGACATAAGAGAATTGCTTGTTGTACCAGCTCATACTAACCTTAGCTACATTTCACTGGTTATCCCTTTAGGCAGATTTTGTGTTGATTGGTCAAATGTTTCTATTTGCTGGTCATTGTTATACTCCCTCTCTGATGTACCCAAGTCCAatcttcaaaacaaaaatataaggaaaaaaaacatgatGACCAGTCAGAACAGTTTCACAGATAATCAGGGCTCATTATGTAATTAAGATCTACAAAGCAATTCCCATTTTCTAAAAATGAAGAGGTATCATACCTAATAAACTAGTTTCTAATCCATCATCATGTCTTTCTTTTTCAGACCGAAGATCTGCAAATACAAAGAATGAATTTTTAttacatataaataaaaacatgcaCAGAAAAAGTCACACTTTTTATAAGTTGAAGTGGTCGAGTCTGAAAATTCAGAGGTACAGTACATTAAAAATATTCTTGGCTCACTGATCCAAAATatctaaggaccccttttacaaagccacacattAATGCCAACATGGcccaaagtgaataggctgtataGGCATGACTGCATCGACAGTCGCTAGCTGATAAGGCAAGGAAGTAGAATtaactttcggggggggggggggtaggagggaaggTGTTTGGGTTATTTTAGTGGGGGGGGGTTTTGTGAATGCTGTGCTGAGCAATGCTCAAATAATTTGATTGTGTAGTGACTAGAATTCCCTGCCAGGTGGTTATGGAGTTGCTTCTCTATCACTCTCACTCCCTATTAgccaaacaattattaaaaaaagaTGAAGTTTTGAAATAGAGCCCAAGTCTCTTGGGTGATGGTGCTGCTCTTGTTGATCATCCATTATTCTAGTCCATGCTCATCTAAATTGTATACAGGAAAGGCCAACTAATGTACCATTGTCTTCTTGTGTCGAATTTGATAACTGTCAATCAAGCAATTGGGTAAAATAACTTTAATGCCTTCTATAGTGCTGAGAAAAAGTGTGAATGCCTAGGCTAGTCTATTTTTGGTACAATTTGTACTCAAAATATGAATAGATACTAACCTAAACccttataaaaaataataatcacaACAAAAAAGGATCAGCATTAAACATCTTTGTGTGATTAAGCATGAGAACCCCAAGTTTCCTTAACACAATTAATTGGCTAAATAGAATCAGATACTGAAATGTAAACCACCCTGCCAAGTAAGTCTGTATAACTGGGTTTAGAAAGACTGTCCTATAAAGGGTtactgcccaatattcagcctgtgaatgtccaggcaccagcactgaatattcaggtcagCCACTGACCCAAAGTTATGTGAAtactggttgatattcaatgtTGGCATTCGTATAGCTAAGTGAGCAAAGACAGAACTGCacaaaaggctgtcctatctTCCCAGTGAGCTCTGTGGGCACCAACAGTGAATGTGGCCAATGCCTGCGTAACTGCCAGCTCCTGCCCAACTCTGCCCACAGACCACCTCAGCATTTACTGCAAAGTGCTATggtggtcagaggggatatttAGGGGCATTGTGCAAGAGGGGTTTAAATAGGCAGGAGTCTCTTCTGCCTGTTTAAACCCTGTTGAGTATCAACCACTTAGTGTTTAGTCTTCACCATAAAGCTAGTAAGACCTCATCAACTCATGATTTAAAGTTCAGAGGATCTGTGAAAAAGTTATTgatgcccatttgtctggacaaAGTTAGAAGCCTATTTCTAAACATTTAGGGCTTTATCCATCTATTGTCAAATTGTCTACAAATGGAAAAAGCAGATGAGCAACTATGCAAGAGCAGTTATTCTGCCGAGTTTACCCTAACAACAAACCAGAAAATCATCCATGAACTCAAAAAGAACTCTAAACATCTAAAAGGTCTGCAAGCCTCTCTTCCTGTGTTTTATGTGAGGGTTCATGCATCAaccatcaggaaaaaaaaatgactaGGAACGATGCTCATGGAAGGatagctagaaaaaaaaaacccctctgctTTCTAAAACACTATTGCCCGCCTCAGCTTTGCCAAAGATCATCTAGACcagaggtgggcaacctttatatatagagggccacatgaatgtcaTTACTAACCCTAGCAACATTATGTAATGTCAGAACTGGAAATACACAGAGTtccatagaccttctgtgatttaagtaaaaatgtaataaaaacaatggaaacaaactgctgaaGTGGTTATTCTGAAAACATTTGCAAAATACTGTATTTAAAATTAACAAGTtctctggttaatgatgttttctgcTTTTAGGTCCTAGGATCTCATGGGCCACATTAAAATTCAATGATGGGCTGCAGGTTGCCCACCACTAGATGATGTTTTGAAACATggattttcaatccagtccttaggacacacgcagcaattcaggttttcagaatgtcTACAATGAATATctaataagataaatttgcatgcaagtttatctcatgcatgttccgcgaaaaactacactggctcccaatcaaagaacgcatcaccttcaaaatctgcaccctggttcacaaaatcatctacagagaagccccgagttacatgacagacttgatcaacttaccaattagaaatacatctgaatcaacacgatcttatctaaatctgcactacacaagctgcaaaggacttaaatacaaacaacttacacatctagtttttcctacataagcacacaactgtggaacacattaccaaaagccttgaaaatgacgtatgaccacctaaaattccggaaattactaaaaaccaacctgtttaaaaaggcatactctaccgatccaacttctctgcaacacaaccaaactaaagcacgtaatggacataacacaactcttccattctctgattccctaatttggctgtgccacatgaacttgatcttaccacatcaccctgtatttgttcacactggagcctgcaaaggcctctctggtactatgtaagccacactgagcctacaaataggtgggaaaatgtgggatacaaatgtaacaaataaataaattgtagacACCCTGAAAATCTAACTAGCTGgctgtgttccaaggactgggtaCAGAACCCTTGTTCTGGAATAAATGTGCTCTGTAAAAAGTTAAACGGGGACAAAAACttcacccatccccaatggaatctaacccataaccACCTGTACACGCCAAAATCCATTCCATCCGCTTAACATCTCCTCTATCTGCCCTCGTACCCACAGGAGTCAacactattatttacttgctcacaGCCCTCCGTTTCCTCCCAACAGCCTCCCAaggttttttggatggtattcactattcaaccaatgagtgttccaaacctcagtctggtgttccagctgcTTCTCTGGGCATTCCAAACCTCATTCTGGCATTTCAACCAcctctctcagtgcattccaagcctcattctggagtcagcagagattttgactacacttccTTGGGAATCCCATGGCAAATTCTTCCACACCCACAGGAAGCCCATGGGCTTCCCGCAATCCcctttcccatgcagctctctggtTAGGTGAATTAAAAGTTAATTTCTTGTTCAAAATAACATTTTGTTTAGTGAAAACCATATACTGCCTTGTAAGTCAAGAACCTCAACCAAATGAAGCGCTGTTGTGGAGGAATGTTGTTGCATCAGCCTAGATGGCTTCCCAGCACTGAAGGTATCTTGAATTCTGAAGTATATCAGAAAAATACTCTAAAGGAAAATGTCAGGCTGAAGCCGATCCAAAAGTAGGTTATGCTGCAAGCCAAGGACCATAAATACTCAAACCTACTGAATGGCTGTAGAGAGGCTGTGTTTTAGTTGGTCAAACTAAAGTCTCAACCTAAAACCTATTGAAATGCTAGGGCAAGGCTTCAAGGAAGCTGTTTATAACAGCACATCTAACGTTGGGCAGATGTGAACAGTTCTTAAGCATGGACCTCTACTGCAAAGCTCATCTCTAATTGCGGCCTATTGTGGTGCGACAAAATGCTGGACACGAAGTGAGATTAGACGTGGGGCGGTAGGGAGATGCTGAACGCGGCAGAATGGGGCTACAGGAATTAGCTCTGTGCGTGCTCAGCACCCCAGATATTAAGCAAACTCTTCATTTTGTCCAGGGAGAATAATATGTATTATGCTTAGCACTCCCAATCCTTGAGGTATTAACACCTATTGAAAAGAGAAATTAGTTCTGTAGGTGCTCAGCACACCAAACATTAAGCAAATGCTTCATTTAGTCCAGGGGGAGTAATTTGTATTATGTTTGGAACTCCCATTCATTTAAGTGTTCAATGAATGGGAGTTCCAAACATAATACAAATTACTATGTTAACACctattgtaaaggggggggggggggagaaaatacagaactaaggggggggggggtggaaggataTGGTCTTGAGCAGCTTTTGCTGGTGGGGCGTTGGCTAAAGGCTtgcctagagcagtgtttcccttaGTCCAGTCTTGGAGTACTCCTcgacagtcaagttttcaggtttTCTACAATGATTATGTATTCATTTAATGAGCAttaactgcctccattatatgcaagtctctttcatgcatatttattgtggatatcctaaaaacctgactggcaatggtAAGGACCAGACTTAGGAAACAATAGCCTAGGGCACCACATATGCTTAAAACAACCTGCCTTTCCTTTAACCGCTCGCCTACATTAGATCTATCCTAATCGCTTCCAACAATAGCCATAAATAAAAGCATCCGCTCATACCTTTCATGATGACATAGACGAAAGCCAGAAGAAAGGCAACGACCGATAGAATCACCAAACAGCAAAACATGGAGAGTACCCGAGACGGCCACTTTTTATTTCTGGCGAATATTTTACTCCCTAGATCCACCGGCTCGCTAGAATCCATTACAGGGTAAAGAAAAAGCTCCGATTCCGAACTCCTCATCATTAAGCCTTCAACTCGAACTACCCTTTCTCAAGTAGTCCACGGTCCACTCCCAGCCGTAGCAGCTTCACAAACTCAAGAGCGGAAGTCAAAGCACACACAGTCGGCTTctgcagaactttttttttttctgtgcgtaTCTGCGCCAAGTGAAGCGGTTACGCTATATCACGTCGCCCGCTCGTCGCGCGTAACGTAACCCATACGTACGACGCAACTGTTGAGAACTTCTCTGTTTTGGGGAACGTCGAGCCAGTCTCAGCGCctcttctgccacattttcttggtgcgG
The genomic region above belongs to Microcaecilia unicolor chromosome 7, aMicUni1.1, whole genome shotgun sequence and contains:
- the LOC115474409 gene encoding ADP-ribosylation factor-like protein 6-interacting protein 6 produces the protein MMRSSESELFLYPVMDSSEPVDLGSKIFARNKKWPSRVLSMFCCLVILSVVAFLLAFVYVIMKDLRSEKERHDDGLETSLLGFWSLLILSLTVGLSCCSFSWTVTYFDSFEPGMFPPTPLSPARFRKLSGHSFHLGYSMAILNGIVAALTVVWCLL